From Mucilaginibacter rubeus, a single genomic window includes:
- a CDS encoding murein L,D-transpeptidase catalytic domain-containing protein gives MKPKLLLPFFLLLFCCIKVKADIPRINTDQLKAKAKQSLTFCRQRGYNTRYCILIDMSAPSGVKRFVVWDFKKNDSLISGLVSHGCGRNPWSGVWSKDKPAFSNLDGSHCTALGKYTIDSRAWSAWGIHVKYYLTGLESTNNNALARQIVFHSWEQVAETEVYPNGTPEGWGCPAISNNTMKIVDALLKKQKKHVLLWIYQ, from the coding sequence TTGAAACCTAAGCTATTACTCCCTTTTTTCCTGCTGCTTTTCTGCTGCATAAAGGTCAAAGCAGATATTCCCCGTATTAATACCGATCAGCTTAAAGCAAAAGCCAAACAAAGCCTTACATTTTGCCGGCAGCGGGGGTACAATACACGCTATTGCATTTTAATTGATATGTCCGCACCATCAGGTGTTAAGCGTTTTGTGGTATGGGATTTTAAGAAAAACGACTCGTTAATCAGTGGCTTGGTAAGCCATGGCTGCGGCCGAAACCCTTGGAGCGGCGTATGGTCAAAAGATAAACCGGCATTTAGCAACCTTGATGGAAGCCATTGTACAGCGCTGGGCAAATACACAATTGATAGCCGCGCCTGGAGCGCCTGGGGTATCCATGTAAAGTATTACCTAACCGGTTTGGAAAGCACCAACAATAATGCGTTAGCAAGGCAAATCGTTTTTCATTCCTGGGAACAGGTTGCCGAAACTGAAGTTTACCCCAACGGCACACCTGAAGGCTGGGGTTGTCCTGCTATTTCCAACAATACTATGAAAATTGTGGATGCATTACTGAAAAAACAAAAGAAGCATGTGTTACTGTGGATATATCAATAG